In Prochlorococcus marinus XMU1411, one genomic interval encodes:
- a CDS encoding high light inducible protein, translated as MANSNVTTESGGRQNMFPTETRPYIDESVSYDSYPQNAEKVNGRWAMIGLVALVGAYVSTGQIIPGIF; from the coding sequence ATGGCTAATTCAAACGTTACTACTGAATCAGGCGGCAGACAGAATATGTTTCCTACTGAGACACGTCCTTACATAGATGAGTCTGTTTCTTACGACAGCTACCCACAAAATGCGGAAAAAGTTAATGGTCGTTGGGCAATGATCGGCCTTGTTGCGTTAGTAGGTGCTTACGTTTCAACCGGACAAATTATTCCAGGCATTTTTTAA
- a CDS encoding high light inducible protein, producing MTEKAEKLNGKAAMLGMFALVGAYYFTGQILPGIF from the coding sequence ATGACCGAAAAAGCTGAAAAGCTTAATGGTAAAGCAGCGATGCTTGGAATGTTTGCTCTTGTGGGAGCTTATTATTTTACTGGTCAAATTCTTCCAGGTATTTTCTAG
- a CDS encoding efflux RND transporter periplasmic adaptor subunit, protein MLDLIKKNINLRSGIILLSLTIFFVFITNSFKKNKSKDISDFVVQVEKGILSDSINTSGEVKAIRTSNIGPRKQGVIKEIKVDEGDLVKKDQVLASLDDEDFIYKIEELKLNVEKQKSEFLRREYLYQEGAVSKEDYENYKNNYNISSAKLNDAKAEKSFYLIKAPYGGKITAKYAEIGSYVTPSTNLSSDPKTKNFIFELSEGLEIVAKVPESDIGRIKIGQEASVRIEAYPSKKYSAIVKKIATRAVKDNNVTSFEVTLNFKDISEEIKIGMTADLEFRVEGNEEKILVPTVSIVTEKGEKGILKVDKNNSPKFEKIEIGISSGNKTSVIDGLEPGEQIFIDIPPWAKKRK, encoded by the coding sequence ATGCTTGATTTAATAAAAAAAAATATAAATCTAAGAAGTGGAATTATATTACTTTCTTTAACTATATTTTTCGTTTTCATAACCAATTCCTTCAAGAAAAATAAATCAAAAGACATTTCTGATTTTGTAGTTCAAGTTGAAAAAGGAATCCTCTCAGATTCAATTAATACAAGTGGTGAAGTAAAAGCAATAAGGACAAGCAATATTGGGCCTCGGAAGCAAGGTGTAATTAAAGAAATCAAAGTAGATGAGGGCGATCTTGTAAAAAAAGATCAGGTTTTAGCTTCTCTCGATGATGAAGACTTTATATATAAAATTGAAGAACTTAAATTAAATGTAGAAAAACAAAAATCTGAGTTTTTAAGAAGGGAATATTTATATCAAGAAGGTGCGGTGAGTAAAGAAGATTATGAAAATTATAAAAATAACTACAACATTAGTAGCGCCAAACTTAATGATGCAAAAGCTGAAAAAAGTTTCTATCTAATAAAAGCTCCTTATGGAGGAAAGATAACTGCAAAATATGCGGAGATAGGATCTTATGTCACACCAAGTACAAACTTAAGTTCAGACCCTAAAACCAAAAACTTCATTTTTGAATTATCAGAGGGCCTAGAAATCGTTGCCAAAGTTCCCGAGAGTGACATTGGCAGAATAAAAATAGGTCAAGAAGCCTCAGTAAGAATTGAGGCTTATCCCTCAAAAAAATATAGTGCCATAGTTAAAAAAATAGCCACAAGAGCTGTAAAAGATAATAATGTAACCTCATTCGAAGTAACTTTAAATTTTAAAGATATTTCTGAAGAAATCAAAATTGGAATGACTGCAGATCTTGAATTTAGAGTCGAAGGTAATGAAGAAAAAATCCTAGTTCCAACAGTTTCTATTGTCACAGAAAAAGGTGAAAAAGGAATTTTGAAAGTTGATAAAAACAATTCTCCCAAATTTGAAAAAATCGAAATTGGTATTAGTAGTGGAAATAAAACTTCAGTAATTGATGGATTAGAACCTGGAGAGCAAATCTTTATTGATATTCCACCTTGGGCTAAGAAGAGAAAATGA
- the ychF gene encoding redox-regulated ATPase YchF: MLKAGIIGLPNVGKSTLFNALVENAKAQAANFPFCTIEPNKGIVSVPDQRLQELGDLSSSQNIIPTKIEFVDIAGLVKGASKGEGLGNKFLSNIREVDAIVHVVRCFEDSDVIHVSGKVDPLDDIEIINLELNLADLSQLQKRRERIKKQVRTSKEAAKEDNLLEKIEEELQKGLSVRSISLSEEENLIIKQLGFLTAKPIIYATNLNENDLAEGNDFSSKVQSFASNENTECIKISAQVESELIELEPEDKKDYLIGLGVEEGGLSSLIRSTYKLLGLKTYFTTGEKETKAWTIKDGMTAPQAAGVIHTDFEKGFIRAQTISYQNLIDSGSIANAKNKGLLRSEGKEYIVNEGDVMEFLFNV, translated from the coding sequence ATGTTAAAAGCCGGTATTATTGGATTACCAAATGTTGGGAAATCAACTTTATTTAATGCACTTGTAGAAAATGCTAAAGCTCAAGCGGCTAATTTTCCCTTTTGTACTATAGAACCTAATAAAGGTATAGTTTCTGTCCCAGATCAAAGGTTACAAGAGTTAGGTGATTTAAGTTCTAGCCAAAATATTATCCCAACAAAAATTGAATTTGTAGATATTGCAGGACTAGTAAAAGGAGCCAGTAAAGGTGAGGGTTTGGGAAATAAATTTTTATCAAATATTAGGGAGGTTGATGCAATAGTTCATGTTGTGAGATGCTTTGAAGATAGTGATGTAATTCATGTTTCAGGTAAGGTAGATCCCTTGGATGACATTGAGATTATTAATCTGGAATTGAATTTAGCTGATTTATCCCAACTCCAAAAAAGAAGAGAAAGAATTAAAAAACAGGTTAGAACTAGCAAAGAGGCAGCAAAAGAAGATAATTTACTAGAAAAGATTGAAGAAGAGCTACAAAAAGGACTTTCAGTTAGATCAATATCTTTGAGTGAAGAAGAAAATTTAATAATTAAGCAACTAGGCTTCCTTACTGCTAAACCAATTATTTACGCAACAAATTTGAATGAAAATGATTTAGCTGAAGGTAATGATTTCTCATCAAAAGTTCAGAGTTTTGCAAGCAATGAAAATACAGAATGTATAAAAATATCAGCGCAAGTAGAATCTGAATTAATAGAGTTAGAACCAGAAGATAAAAAAGACTACCTTATTGGTTTAGGAGTAGAAGAAGGGGGATTAAGTTCTTTAATTAGATCAACATATAAATTATTGGGATTAAAAACTTATTTCACTACCGGAGAAAAGGAGACAAAAGCATGGACCATAAAAGATGGGATGACTGCGCCACAGGCAGCAGGAGTTATTCATACTGATTTTGAAAAAGGATTCATAAGAGCTCAGACTATTTCGTATCAAAATTTAATTGATTCAGGTTCAATTGCCAATGCAAAAAACAAAGGTCTTTTAAGAAGTGAAGGTAAGGAATATATTGTTAATGAAGGTGATGTAATGGAGTTCTTATTTAATGTTTAG
- a CDS encoding NarK family nitrate/nitrite MFS transporter: MLSDVWSLNGRYRTLHLTWFAFFLTFVVWFNLAPLATTVKADLGLSVAQIRTVAICNVALTIPARVLIGMLLDKFGPRKTYSTILIFSVVPCLLFASAQDFNQLVIARLLLSIVGAGFVIGIRMVSEWFPPKEIGLAEGIYGGWGNFGSAFSALSLVAVAGFLSFSGGFELPTGAVLNWRGAIALTGIISFVYGIIYFFSVTDTPPGKPYQRPAKTAGLEVTSIRDFWGLIGMNVPFAAILSVLCWRLQKVGFLTSSTYPIALIAVLAWFIFQTWGIIRTNIELLNGTKIYPKEDRYEFKQVAILELTYIVNFGSELAVVSMLPSFFEFTFDLPKAVAGILASCYAFVNLIARPAGGLISDRTGNRKNTMGFLTMGLGFGYLLMSLIKPGTFTGSAGILMAVFLTMLCSFFVQSGEGSTFALVPLVKKRVTGQIAGLVGAYGNVGAVTYLNIYSLLPLWMGGGKDPSPEIIAASNSAFFQVLGIAGLIVGFFCYFFLKEPQGSFADAYEGEKAENYV; this comes from the coding sequence ATGTTAAGTGATGTTTGGTCTTTAAATGGCAGATATAGAACTCTTCACCTCACCTGGTTTGCCTTTTTCCTTACTTTTGTTGTTTGGTTTAACCTCGCACCTCTTGCAACTACTGTTAAAGCCGATTTAGGTTTATCTGTTGCTCAAATTAGAACGGTAGCAATATGTAATGTTGCTTTGACTATCCCTGCAAGAGTTTTGATTGGAATGTTATTGGATAAATTTGGCCCAAGAAAAACTTACTCAACAATCTTGATATTTTCTGTCGTCCCATGTTTATTATTTGCTAGTGCTCAAGACTTCAATCAACTTGTTATTGCGAGATTGCTTTTGTCAATAGTAGGAGCAGGTTTTGTTATCGGAATAAGAATGGTATCTGAGTGGTTCCCTCCCAAAGAAATTGGTTTGGCTGAGGGAATATATGGAGGATGGGGAAATTTTGGATCTGCTTTTTCTGCCCTTTCTCTTGTTGCCGTAGCTGGATTTTTGTCTTTTTCAGGAGGGTTTGAGTTGCCAACTGGAGCTGTACTTAATTGGAGGGGAGCTATTGCTCTTACAGGAATTATTTCTTTCGTTTATGGAATTATTTATTTCTTTAGTGTGACTGATACACCTCCAGGAAAACCTTATCAAAGGCCTGCAAAAACAGCTGGTTTAGAAGTAACGAGTATAAGAGATTTTTGGGGTTTAATTGGGATGAATGTCCCATTCGCAGCAATTCTTTCAGTCCTATGTTGGAGACTTCAAAAAGTAGGTTTCCTTACTTCATCTACTTATCCAATAGCCTTAATCGCAGTTTTAGCGTGGTTTATTTTCCAAACTTGGGGAATTATAAGAACGAATATTGAATTATTAAATGGAACTAAAATTTACCCTAAAGAAGATAGATATGAATTCAAACAAGTAGCTATTTTGGAATTAACTTACATTGTAAATTTTGGATCAGAATTGGCAGTAGTTTCAATGCTTCCTAGTTTCTTTGAATTTACATTTGATTTACCTAAAGCTGTAGCCGGAATTCTTGCATCATGTTATGCATTTGTGAATTTAATAGCTAGACCTGCCGGAGGATTGATATCTGACAGAACAGGCAATAGAAAAAACACAATGGGATTCCTAACTATGGGATTAGGGTTTGGATATCTATTGATGTCTTTAATAAAACCTGGAACTTTCACAGGATCAGCAGGAATTCTTATGGCTGTATTTTTAACTATGCTTTGTTCATTTTTTGTTCAATCAGGAGAAGGTTCAACTTTTGCTTTAGTTCCCTTAGTTAAAAAAAGAGTAACAGGACAAATAGCTGGGTTGGTTGGGGCTTATGGAAATGTTGGTGCAGTAACTTATCTAAATATTTATAGCCTTTTACCTTTATGGATGGGTGGAGGTAAAGATCCTTCTCCAGAAATAATTGCTGCTTCAAATAGTGCCTTCTTCCAAGTCTTAGGTATAGCAGGATTAATAGTTGGATTCTTCTGTTATTTCTTTTTAAAGGAACCTCAAGGATCATTCGCGGATGCTTATGAAGGCGAAAAAGCTGAAAATTACGTTTAA
- a CDS encoding cytochrome B, whose amino-acid sequence MKNILLILFFVLLFLLFFYSKRIKRLSKKTKSSPTYIPFLKEQEFNPDISTENWDLHKLRLDKFKRSQYKGLTFFVSSENKIYYISEEGDKVYC is encoded by the coding sequence ATGAAAAATATATTATTAATTCTTTTTTTTGTACTTTTATTTTTATTATTTTTTTATTCAAAACGAATTAAAAGGCTATCCAAAAAGACAAAATCTAGTCCAACTTATATTCCTTTCTTAAAAGAACAAGAATTTAATCCTGACATAAGTACTGAGAATTGGGATTTACACAAACTTAGATTAGATAAATTTAAAAGATCACAATATAAGGGATTAACTTTCTTCGTAAGTTCAGAAAATAAAATTTACTATATTTCGGAAGAAGGGGATAAGGTTTATTGCTAA
- a CDS encoding inward rectifier potassium channel: MELTELIKDYVATELLSSIEIDFLEGELWETTQHIAEINTVIKAPKNICKKLGLDENSCWQLCCAAVLDSSRPLKNGQNRVDDFKRLINRYEINYI, translated from the coding sequence GTGGAATTAACTGAGCTAATTAAGGATTACGTCGCTACAGAATTATTATCAAGTATTGAAATTGACTTTCTAGAAGGAGAATTATGGGAAACTACTCAACATATTGCAGAAATAAATACAGTTATCAAAGCTCCAAAAAATATATGTAAGAAATTAGGACTAGATGAAAATTCTTGTTGGCAATTATGTTGTGCAGCCGTTCTTGACTCCTCAAGACCATTAAAGAATGGACAAAATAGAGTAGATGATTTTAAAAGATTAATTAATCGATATGAAATTAACTACATATAA
- a CDS encoding type 1 glutamine amidotransferase, with translation MKAIRRLLVLQHLEIEGPGLFEQFAKERNLKIEIIRLDNKNALPQTKKGDLILIMGGPMGVKDIGSERYPWLKLERDFIKKELENERPIIGICLGAQLLASAAGGDVEILKYGSPPKALPEIGWSQIFIDKSNKDFKALFEEPFHVLHWHGDRILLPNKAVLIASSARCKEQFFRIGNFAYGLQFHIETTGGMINKWIKEDKEFVFKGLGSNGQEILKEENKKYIDKTFFKRKLLINKLFELLDNQKGNNNPAKKGLIKP, from the coding sequence ATGAAGGCAATAAGACGCCTATTAGTTTTGCAGCATTTAGAAATAGAGGGGCCAGGTCTTTTTGAACAATTTGCTAAAGAAAGAAATTTAAAAATCGAAATTATTCGTTTAGATAATAAAAATGCTCTGCCGCAAACAAAAAAAGGTGACTTGATTTTAATTATGGGTGGACCAATGGGAGTTAAAGATATTGGTAGCGAAAGATATCCCTGGCTCAAGTTAGAAAGAGATTTTATAAAAAAAGAATTAGAAAATGAAAGACCTATAATCGGTATTTGCTTAGGGGCTCAGTTGCTTGCGAGTGCTGCTGGAGGAGATGTAGAAATTCTTAAATATGGATCACCTCCAAAAGCATTGCCAGAAATTGGATGGTCTCAGATTTTTATAGACAAATCGAATAAAGACTTTAAAGCACTGTTTGAAGAACCTTTTCATGTACTGCATTGGCATGGAGATAGGATTTTATTACCTAATAAAGCAGTACTCATTGCTAGTAGTGCACGCTGTAAGGAACAGTTTTTTAGGATTGGTAATTTTGCTTACGGATTACAATTCCATATAGAGACAACGGGAGGAATGATAAATAAGTGGATTAAAGAAGATAAAGAATTTGTCTTTAAAGGATTGGGCTCAAATGGTCAGGAAATTTTAAAAGAAGAGAATAAAAAATATATTGATAAAACTTTTTTCAAAAGAAAGCTTTTAATAAATAAATTATTTGAATTATTAGATAATCAAAAAGGGAATAATAATCCAGCAAAAAAGGGCTTGATAAAGCCCTGA
- a CDS encoding molybdenum cofactor guanylyltransferase, whose product MEIKHKKFKAFILSGGKSSRMGSDKALIKHHEGGNWLTHKIKILNNLNLETFVISNYTSHSKEVDKRNNVEFISDAQPFDGPLTCIEQIFSSFKKTTKNILIIPVDMPNLNTKLIYSLFKSWEENQNFAVISHDGILAQPLFGIYPINEENHFKLKKKLSSGKKNFLGWVDQIPHKYFYANNGDLININSKREFLNMNNGI is encoded by the coding sequence ATGGAAATAAAACATAAAAAATTTAAAGCATTCATTTTGTCTGGTGGCAAGAGTTCAAGGATGGGATCTGATAAAGCACTAATTAAACATCATGAAGGAGGCAATTGGCTGACTCACAAAATAAAAATATTAAATAACCTGAATTTAGAGACTTTTGTAATATCAAATTATACTTCTCATTCAAAGGAGGTTGATAAAAGGAATAATGTTGAGTTTATTTCAGATGCCCAACCCTTTGATGGACCCTTAACTTGTATAGAACAAATTTTTTCATCTTTTAAAAAAACTACTAAAAATATCTTAATTATCCCAGTCGATATGCCTAATTTGAATACAAAATTAATTTATTCACTTTTTAAATCATGGGAAGAAAACCAAAATTTTGCGGTAATATCCCATGATGGAATTCTTGCACAACCATTATTCGGAATTTATCCCATCAATGAAGAAAATCATTTTAAATTAAAAAAAAAGTTATCCTCTGGGAAGAAAAATTTTCTCGGATGGGTTGATCAAATTCCCCATAAATATTTCTATGCAAACAATGGAGATTTGATTAATATAAATTCCAAGAGAGAATTCTTAAATATGAATAATGGGATTTAA
- a CDS encoding molybdopterin oxidoreductase family protein: MNFTKSQCPYCGVGCGLKMKPKSSVSDDKWLVSGDRDSPSTQGKLCVKGATVCETLKDGRLKEPLYRENLNEEFKEISWDESYEILKENILSSIKNYGPDSIAMYGSGQFHTEDYYVAQKLLKGAIGTNNFDANSRLCMSSAVAGYNRSFGSDGPPCCYEDIDHCSLILLIGTNTAECHPVLFDRIKKRKRNVNDNLKVIVIDPRETETSSIADFYLQISSGTDLFLFIGIANYLYKNQLTDQNFIDKSTESFFDFVKHIQKWDLKKISEICNISEKTIIDIAKLWGESKNVLSLWSMGLNQRQEGTAAVNGLINLHLMTGQIGKEGSGPFSLTGQPNAMGGREAGGLSHLLPGYRFVKNKIDRNEIEKIWGFPEGKISAKQGLSAFEQIEAIKKGSVKIWWIAATNPLVSMPNLNFVKKALLKCPLIILNESYEQSESIKYAHLVLPAAQWSEKDGVMTNSERRVTLCPSFRESNKNSKPDWQIFAELGQKIGYFKQFEYESSSEVYDEFLKTTTKRLCDMSGLSYQLLKNHGPQQWPYPKGSLPSTSSKRLYEDGYFPTETGKANFCIDDPIGLAEPPSDEYPLILTIGRYLSQWHTMTRTSKVPKLTKKNPEPLLEINSKDALSLKIKNDEIVKIKSKRGEVQAKVQITDKIKAGTVFLPMHWGFSQKNMCEVNSLMHEKSCPISKQPELKACSVIIVPN, from the coding sequence ATGAATTTTACTAAAAGTCAATGCCCATATTGCGGTGTTGGCTGTGGTTTAAAAATGAAGCCTAAAAGTTCGGTTTCTGATGATAAATGGTTAGTCAGTGGAGATAGGGATAGTCCTTCAACTCAAGGTAAATTGTGCGTAAAAGGAGCAACAGTATGTGAGACCTTAAAAGATGGGAGATTAAAAGAACCACTTTACAGGGAAAATTTAAATGAAGAATTTAAAGAAATTTCCTGGGACGAATCATACGAAATTCTGAAAGAGAATATTTTGAGTTCTATAAAAAATTATGGACCTGATTCAATAGCTATGTATGGCTCAGGTCAATTTCATACTGAAGATTATTACGTAGCCCAAAAGCTTCTCAAGGGAGCAATAGGCACAAATAATTTTGATGCTAATTCAAGACTATGTATGAGCTCAGCAGTAGCTGGATATAACAGAAGTTTTGGCTCTGATGGCCCACCTTGTTGTTATGAAGATATTGATCATTGCTCTTTAATTTTATTAATAGGGACAAATACTGCAGAATGTCATCCCGTTCTTTTTGATCGAATTAAAAAACGTAAAAGAAACGTAAATGATAATTTAAAAGTAATAGTAATTGACCCAAGAGAAACTGAAACTTCATCCATAGCAGATTTTTATTTACAAATTTCTTCTGGAACAGATCTATTTTTATTTATTGGGATTGCGAATTATCTTTATAAGAATCAATTAACTGATCAAAATTTCATTGATAAGTCGACCGAAAGCTTTTTTGATTTTGTAAAACATATACAAAAATGGGATTTAAAAAAAATAAGTGAAATTTGCAATATATCCGAGAAAACAATTATTGATATTGCAAAATTATGGGGAGAAAGTAAAAATGTTCTAAGTCTTTGGTCGATGGGTTTGAATCAAAGGCAAGAGGGTACAGCAGCAGTAAATGGGCTAATAAATCTTCATTTAATGACCGGCCAAATAGGCAAAGAAGGTTCTGGTCCTTTTTCCTTAACTGGCCAACCAAACGCTATGGGTGGGAGAGAAGCAGGAGGACTATCGCACCTCCTTCCAGGATATAGATTTGTAAAAAATAAAATAGATAGGAATGAAATTGAAAAAATATGGGGGTTCCCTGAGGGAAAGATATCTGCAAAACAGGGTCTATCTGCATTTGAACAAATAGAAGCTATAAAAAAAGGATCTGTGAAAATTTGGTGGATTGCAGCTACTAACCCTTTGGTTAGCATGCCTAATTTAAACTTTGTAAAAAAAGCACTTTTAAAATGTCCTTTGATTATCCTCAACGAATCTTATGAACAAAGTGAATCAATTAAATATGCTCATCTAGTATTGCCCGCAGCTCAATGGAGCGAAAAAGATGGTGTTATGACAAATTCAGAAAGAAGAGTAACACTTTGCCCATCTTTCAGAGAATCGAATAAAAATTCAAAACCAGATTGGCAAATATTTGCTGAATTAGGACAGAAGATAGGTTATTTCAAACAATTTGAATATGAATCTTCATCGGAAGTTTATGATGAATTTTTAAAAACTACCACAAAAAGATTATGCGATATGAGCGGATTATCATATCAATTATTAAAAAATCATGGTCCTCAACAATGGCCTTATCCTAAAGGCAGCTTACCTAGTACATCTTCAAAAAGATTATATGAAGATGGTTATTTCCCAACTGAGACTGGCAAAGCAAATTTTTGTATTGATGATCCTATTGGGTTGGCTGAACCTCCTTCAGATGAGTACCCACTAATTTTGACAATTGGAAGATATCTAAGTCAATGGCATACAATGACAAGAACTTCTAAAGTTCCAAAACTTACAAAAAAGAATCCAGAACCGTTATTGGAAATTAATTCTAAAGATGCTTTATCTTTAAAAATCAAAAATGATGAAATAGTAAAAATTAAATCCAAAAGAGGGGAAGTTCAAGCAAAAGTTCAGATTACTGACAAAATTAAAGCAGGTACAGTTTTTTTACCAATGCATTGGGGTTTTAGTCAAAAAAATATGTGTGAAGTAAACTCTTTGATGCATGAAAAGTCATGCCCGATATCAAAACAACCGGAATTAAAAGCATGCTCAGTAATAATTGTTCCAAACTAG
- a CDS encoding chlorophyll a/b-binding protein, which produces MSPLSGFLAVIVFFTAILVAYLTKQFQKENLNYSSFNQMKNTNTKVKTIEKEKVVAETLNGRFAMLGLIAAVGAYLTTGQIIPGFV; this is translated from the coding sequence ATGAGTCCACTTTCAGGTTTCTTAGCCGTAATTGTATTCTTTACAGCCATCCTCGTTGCTTATCTAACCAAGCAATTTCAAAAAGAAAATTTAAACTATTCATCTTTTAATCAAATGAAAAACACAAACACAAAAGTCAAGACAATCGAAAAAGAAAAAGTTGTTGCTGAAACTCTTAACGGCAGATTCGCAATGCTTGGACTAATTGCTGCTGTTGGAGCATATCTAACAACAGGTCAAATAATTCCTGGTTTCGTTTAA
- a CDS encoding GTP 3',8-cyclase MoaA, which translates to MGFKQLEDNRKRKLKVLRLSLKQNCNFSCIYCKPENYSLDVLNIEQFKKLILVSCRLGVNSLRITGGEPLLSPQLDELLYEIKSQRLEESNPVANLQDISLTTNGYLLSKKKANELFKNGLDRITVSLDAIDPDIFSNMIGEENKIIGKEKLFTVLEGIDHAINAGFNPKAGKLKINAVIKKEINDNQIFELVDFAKKRSIEIRFIEYMDVGISNNWQPSDVFFSERIIRLLKKKHRLKEYGRKEGQTANRWYMSDSNSFVSTISSISNPFCSDCNRLRITSDGYAYTCLFSNEGINLNPWLSLPINLHELENKIKSIWEAREDNYSEDRFKVLEKITDKNQKIHPSMSYLGG; encoded by the coding sequence ATGGGATTTAAGCAATTGGAGGATAATAGAAAAAGAAAGTTAAAAGTTTTAAGGTTATCTCTTAAACAAAATTGCAATTTTTCGTGTATCTACTGTAAGCCTGAGAACTATAGTTTGGATGTTTTAAATATTGAACAATTTAAAAAGTTAATTTTAGTCAGTTGTCGATTAGGGGTAAATTCTTTAAGAATCACTGGAGGAGAACCTTTATTGAGTCCTCAATTAGATGAACTTCTTTATGAAATTAAATCGCAAAGATTAGAAGAATCAAATCCAGTAGCTAATTTACAGGATATTTCTCTAACCACAAATGGATATTTGCTCTCTAAGAAAAAAGCTAATGAGCTTTTTAAAAATGGTTTAGACCGCATAACAGTCAGTTTAGATGCGATTGATCCTGATATTTTTTCAAACATGATTGGAGAGGAAAATAAAATTATTGGCAAAGAAAAATTATTTACTGTCCTTGAAGGAATAGATCATGCAATTAATGCTGGATTTAATCCAAAGGCGGGAAAATTAAAAATAAATGCAGTTATAAAAAAAGAGATTAATGATAATCAAATTTTTGAATTAGTTGATTTTGCAAAAAAAAGGTCTATAGAAATTCGTTTCATTGAATATATGGACGTAGGGATATCTAATAATTGGCAACCGTCAGATGTTTTTTTCTCCGAAAGAATTATTAGGCTATTAAAGAAGAAACATCGATTAAAAGAATACGGAAGAAAGGAGGGTCAAACTGCTAATAGATGGTACATGAGTGATTCAAATAGTTTTGTAAGTACAATCTCTTCAATAAGTAATCCTTTTTGTTCAGATTGTAATAGATTGAGGATAACTAGCGATGGTTATGCTTATACATGTCTTTTTTCTAATGAAGGTATAAATCTAAACCCATGGTTGTCTCTACCAATTAATCTCCATGAATTGGAAAATAAAATCAAGAGCATTTGGGAAGCTAGAGAAGATAATTATAGTGAAGATCGATTTAAAGTATTAGAGAAAATAACTGACAAAAATCAAAAAATTCATCCATCAATGTCATATCTTGGGGGATAA
- a CDS encoding heat-labile enterotoxin alpha chain, which produces MKLTTYKPKDSMIRLLIASILFFIPLGGFADEKQREIENEALNLVIKKYGKGLENSLKGTGVTPSYRSWYENDCFVSIAAGTYQEDTWSAMKWFSVNVCSESAEIMESE; this is translated from the coding sequence ATGAAATTAACTACATATAAACCAAAAGACTCAATGATACGTTTACTTATTGCATCAATTCTTTTTTTTATTCCACTAGGAGGTTTTGCTGATGAAAAGCAAAGAGAAATTGAGAATGAAGCTTTAAATCTTGTTATTAAAAAATATGGAAAAGGCTTAGAAAATAGTTTAAAAGGAACGGGAGTAACTCCCAGTTATCGAAGTTGGTATGAAAATGATTGTTTTGTAAGTATTGCAGCAGGTACTTACCAAGAAGATACTTGGTCGGCAATGAAGTGGTTTAGTGTTAATGTCTGTTCTGAATCAGCTGAAATAATGGAAAGTGAATGA